The following proteins come from a genomic window of Novosphingobium sp. P6W:
- a CDS encoding GMC family oxidoreductase, whose product MEATYDYVVVGSGAGGGTVAARLAEAGMRVLVLEAGPDPGGEANYEVPAFHPLASEDPQFSWAQKARHFDAPQEACLDEKADADGNVFYPRAGALGGCSAHNAMIFLPPPDEDWDWLALQTGDDGWSAAAMRHHRRNVEQCRHRPLWRLLALLGIDPTGHGWRGWLPVEKALPLRAFVDAGMIRAIFFAAVVELGRGKGLRARLRAFWQNWGDPNDIRRGGSEQLCYLPLSTDRHARTGARERLQSVAARHPERLDIQTDALATRIILDDRGRALGVDWTKGRHLYRACPEPSEEEGRLMTAFASREVIIAAGAFATPQLLMLSGIGDPERMAAHGIAPRISLPEVGRNLQDRYEISIVNRMARPWKSMRGADFSIGDRPYRRWRYWRLGMYVSNGAAITALRRSSRARGNDPDLVLMGLIGRFRGYYTGYAQDTWPGHDGFSWAVLKGQTGNRAGSVDLASADPRDPPLVRFRNFADHGDADLDALVEGLEMARDLTRPLEDCGAIAEEEVPGRHVKGEALRQWVRTRAWGHHACGTAAIGPVLDPRGRVHGTKSLRVVDASIFPRIPGLFLVAAIYLAAEKLAADIVADAGPGKG is encoded by the coding sequence GTGGAGGCCACTTACGACTATGTAGTGGTCGGCTCCGGCGCGGGCGGGGGCACGGTCGCGGCCCGGCTGGCGGAAGCGGGCATGCGGGTACTAGTGCTGGAAGCGGGCCCCGATCCGGGGGGCGAGGCGAACTACGAGGTTCCCGCCTTCCATCCGTTGGCAAGTGAGGACCCGCAGTTCTCCTGGGCTCAGAAGGCACGGCATTTCGATGCCCCGCAAGAGGCGTGCCTGGACGAGAAGGCGGATGCCGATGGTAATGTCTTCTATCCGCGCGCGGGTGCACTGGGCGGGTGCAGCGCGCACAATGCGATGATCTTTCTGCCGCCGCCCGACGAGGACTGGGACTGGCTGGCGCTTCAGACCGGGGACGATGGCTGGTCTGCCGCCGCGATGCGGCACCATCGCCGCAATGTGGAACAGTGCCGCCATCGTCCCTTGTGGCGCCTTCTAGCTCTGCTGGGTATCGACCCGACCGGGCACGGCTGGCGCGGTTGGCTGCCGGTCGAAAAGGCATTGCCACTGCGGGCCTTCGTCGACGCGGGTATGATCCGCGCGATATTCTTCGCCGCCGTAGTCGAGCTGGGCAGGGGGAAGGGGCTGAGGGCCAGGCTGCGCGCGTTCTGGCAGAACTGGGGTGACCCCAACGATATCCGCCGGGGCGGAAGCGAACAACTGTGCTACCTGCCGCTCTCGACCGACCGCCATGCCCGAACCGGCGCGCGCGAACGCCTGCAAAGCGTTGCCGCGCGTCATCCCGAGCGCCTCGATATCCAGACCGATGCGCTGGCAACGCGGATCATTCTTGATGACAGGGGCAGGGCCTTGGGGGTGGATTGGACCAAGGGCCGCCATCTTTACCGTGCCTGCCCCGAACCCTCCGAGGAGGAAGGCAGGCTGATGACGGCCTTCGCCTCGCGGGAGGTCATCATTGCTGCGGGGGCGTTCGCAACACCGCAACTGCTGATGCTTTCGGGCATCGGCGACCCCGAGCGGATGGCTGCGCATGGTATCGCCCCCCGGATCAGCCTGCCCGAAGTGGGGCGCAACCTGCAGGATCGCTACGAGATATCCATCGTCAATCGCATGGCCCGTCCCTGGAAGTCGATGCGGGGCGCGGACTTTTCAATCGGTGACAGGCCCTACCGGCGCTGGCGGTACTGGCGCCTTGGCATGTACGTTTCAAACGGCGCCGCGATAACGGCCCTGCGCCGGTCATCGCGAGCGCGGGGCAATGATCCCGACCTCGTGCTGATGGGTCTTATCGGCCGGTTCCGGGGCTATTACACCGGCTATGCGCAGGATACCTGGCCCGGGCATGACGGCTTTTCATGGGCGGTGCTCAAGGGACAGACGGGCAACCGGGCAGGATCTGTCGATCTGGCCTCTGCCGACCCGCGCGATCCGCCTTTGGTCAGGTTTCGCAACTTCGCCGATCACGGAGACGCCGACCTTGATGCGCTGGTCGAAGGGCTGGAGATGGCGCGCGATTTGACTCGCCCGCTGGAGGATTGCGGCGCCATTGCCGAGGAGGAAGTCCCCGGCCGGCACGTCAAAGGCGAGGCATTGCGGCAATGGGTGCGAACGCGCGCCTGGGGCCATCATGCCTGCGGCACGGCGGCCATCGGCCCGGTGCTGGACCCGCGTGGAAGGGTTCACGGCACCAAAAGCCTGCGCGTGGTCGATGCCTCGATCTTCCCGCGCATACCGGGGCTGTTTTTGGTAGCTGCGATCTATCTTGCAGCAGAAAAGCTGGCTGCGGACATCGTTGCTGATGCCGGGCCGGGGAAAGGCTGA